From one Eucalyptus grandis isolate ANBG69807.140 chromosome 9, ASM1654582v1, whole genome shotgun sequence genomic stretch:
- the LOC104418520 gene encoding LOW QUALITY PROTEIN: cysteine proteinase COT44 (The sequence of the model RefSeq protein was modified relative to this genomic sequence to represent the inferred CDS: deleted 1 base in 1 codon): MAIPAAAAAALLLFSAVAAVAAAAARTDEEVMGMYELWLAKHGKAYNGLGERERRFEIFRDNLRFVDEHTALNRSYALGMNRFADLTNEEYRAIYLGTRSDPMRRVAKARRASDRYALPPLRDSMLPAAVDWRTKGAVNKVKDQELAGSCWAFSTIAAVEGINQIVTGELISLSEQELVDCDRSYDAGCNGGLMDYAFQFIIDNGGIDTEEDYPYLGVDGTCDASGVNSKVVSIDGYEDVPAFDERALKKAVAHQPVSVAIEAGNRDFQLYESGVFTGECGTALDHGVIAVGYGKEHGADYWLVRNSWGAEWGESGYIKMERNLANNYFGKCGIAMEASYPVKTTQNPPSKYSSMGSSGGIKLVSSS; the protein is encoded by the exons ATGGCGAtcccggccgccgccgccgccgccctcctcctcttctccgccgtcgccgccgtcgccgccgccgctgcgaGGACTGACGAGGAGGTCATGGGCATGTACGAGCTCTGGCTCGCCAAGCACGGCAAGGCCTACAACGGCCTCGGCGAGCGGGAGCGGCGGTTCGAGATCTTCCGCGACAACCTCCGGTTCGTGGACGAGCACACCGCCCTCAACCGGTCGTACGCCCTCGGGATGAACCGGTTCGCCGACCTCACCAACGAGGAGTACCGCGCCATCTACCTCGGCACCCGGAGCGACCCCATGCGCCGGGTGGCGAAGGCGAGGCGCGCGAGCGACCGCTACGCCCTCCCGCCCCTGCGA GACAGCATGCTGCCGGCCGCCGTCGATTGGAGGACCAAGGGCGCCGTTAACAAGGTCAAGGACCAGGAGCTTGCG GAAGCTGCTGGGCCTTCTCTACCATAGCCGCCGTGGAAGGAATCAACCAGATCGTCACCGGCGAGCTCATATCCCTCTCCGAGCAAGAGCTTGTGGATTGTGACCGGTCCTACGATGCCGGTTGCAATGGTGGGCTCATGGACTATGCCTTCCAGTTCATCATTGACAACGGTGGCATCGACACTGAGGAGGACTACCCTTACCTGGGAGTCGATGGAACCTGTGATGCGTCTGGG GTTAACTCAAAGGTGGTGAGCATTGATGGGTACGAGGATGTCCCGGCCTTCGACGAGAGAGCCTTGAAGAAGGCTGTGGCTCATCAACCCGTGAGTGTTGCCATTGAAGCTGGAAACAGAGATTTCCAACTTTATGAATCC GGCGTGTTCACCGGCGAATGTGGAACTGCGTTGGACCACGGTGTGATCGCGGTCGGATATGGGAAGGAACATGGTGCCGACTACTGGCTTGTGAGGAACTCGTGGGGTGCCGAGTGGGGCGAGAGCGGATACATCAAGATGGAGAGGAACTTGGCCAACAACTACTTCGGCAAGTGCGGTATCGCAATGGAGGCTTCTTACCCTGTCAAGACCACCCAGAACCCTCCTAGTAAATATTCTTCAATGGGAAGCAGCGGTGGCATCAAACTTGTCAGCAGTTCTTGA
- the LOC120288440 gene encoding B3 domain-containing protein At2g32645-like, producing MDKIEEMQGRDKTLVVEKTLTATDMSRGQSRLSIPNKQIRQGFLSEEEIRILDRKEGIKVSLIEPCLEVSHGLQLKRWNYKSRNFSYVLTERWNGVAHPYAQNELMKDVVIQLWSFRVDGSLWFCLERVEDQQGNGKDGCDLPPIT from the coding sequence ATGGACAAAATTGAGGAGATGCAAGGTCGGGATAAGACGCTCGTGGTGGAGAAGACTCTTACTGCCACGGACATGAGCCGAGGCCAAAGTAGGCTCTCTATACCCAACAAGCAGATAAGGCAAGGTTTCCTGAGCGAAGAAGAGATCCGAATCCTAGATAGGAAGGAGGGCATTAAGGTTTCCCTCATTGAGCCGTGCCTCGAAGTTTCTCACGGCTTGCAACTCAAGAGGTGGAATTACAAGAGCAGAAATTTTTCTTACGTGTTGACGGAGAGGTGGAATGGGGTCGCGCATCCTTATGCGCAGAATGAACTCATGAAGGATGTTGTCATTCAGCTTTGGTCCTTCAGGGTGGATGGCAGCCTTTGGTTTTGTCTCGAGAGAGTTGAAGACCAACAAGGCAATGGAAAGGATGGCTGTGATCTTCCTCCTATCACGTGA